In Herbaspirillum sp. WKF16, one genomic interval encodes:
- the hflX gene encoding GTPase HflX: MRAALVGLDFGKNDFAASLDELFLLAKSAGAEPVITITGRRASPDAALFVGSGKAQEVADAVADLQLELVIFNHALSPAQQRNLERVLKVRVLDRTSLILDIFAQRAKSHEGKVQVELAQLQHLATRLIRGWTHLERQKGGIGLRGPGETQLETDRRLLGERVKALRAVLAKLRRQHATQRRARGRSETFSVSLVGYTNAGKSTIFNAVTKAGVYAANQLFATLDTTSRRVYLGEVGHVVISDTVGFIRELPHQLVDAFRATLEETIHADLLLHVVDAASPVRMEQIEQVNLVLKEIGAEHVPQILVWNKIDAAGLEPSVEHDEYGKIQRVFVSAKSGAGLDLLREAIAASLKAALEARGRSRSEPVDSEDMHA; the protein is encoded by the coding sequence ATGCGTGCCGCGTTAGTCGGCCTGGACTTCGGCAAGAACGATTTCGCCGCAAGTCTGGATGAATTATTCCTGTTGGCAAAATCGGCCGGCGCGGAACCGGTGATCACCATCACCGGGCGCCGCGCCAGTCCGGACGCAGCTCTCTTTGTCGGCTCCGGCAAGGCACAAGAAGTCGCCGACGCCGTGGCTGACCTTCAGCTCGAGCTGGTCATCTTCAATCACGCCCTGTCGCCAGCCCAGCAACGCAACCTCGAACGCGTTCTCAAGGTGCGCGTGCTCGACCGTACCAGCCTGATCCTCGATATCTTCGCCCAGCGGGCCAAGAGCCATGAGGGCAAGGTCCAGGTCGAACTCGCGCAGCTGCAGCATCTGGCCACGCGCCTGATCCGCGGCTGGACCCACCTGGAGCGGCAGAAGGGCGGCATCGGCCTGCGCGGCCCAGGCGAAACCCAGCTGGAGACCGACCGTCGCCTGCTCGGCGAGCGGGTCAAGGCCTTGCGCGCGGTGCTGGCCAAATTGCGCCGGCAGCACGCGACGCAGCGGCGGGCGAGGGGACGCAGCGAGACGTTTTCAGTATCGCTGGTGGGTTATACCAACGCCGGCAAATCGACCATCTTCAACGCGGTGACCAAGGCTGGCGTGTATGCCGCCAACCAGCTCTTCGCCACGCTGGACACCACCTCGCGCCGGGTCTACCTGGGCGAGGTCGGGCACGTGGTCATTTCCGACACCGTCGGCTTCATCCGCGAGCTGCCCCACCAACTGGTGGACGCTTTCCGCGCGACGCTGGAAGAGACCATCCACGCCGACCTGCTGCTGCACGTGGTCGATGCCGCCAGCCCGGTACGCATGGAGCAGATCGAGCAGGTCAACCTGGTCCTGAAGGAGATCGGCGCCGAGCACGTGCCGCAGATCCTGGTCTGGAACAAGATCGACGCGGCGGGCCTGGAGCCCTCGGTCGAGCATGACGAGTATGGTAAAATCCAGCGGGTTTTCGTCAGTGCGAAGTCTGGTGCTGGCTTGGATCTGCTGCGCGAAGCGATAGCCGCTTCGTTGAAGGCCGCATTGGAGGCCCGGGGACGCAGCCGATCTGAGCCTGTCGATTCCGAAGACATGCACGCATGA
- the hfq gene encoding RNA chaperone Hfq: protein MSNKGQLLQDPFLNALRKEHVPVSIYLVNGIKLQGHVESFDQYVVLLRNTVTQMVYKHAISTVVPARAVNLSLESPSDGE from the coding sequence ATGAGCAACAAAGGGCAATTGTTACAAGACCCATTTCTGAACGCATTGAGAAAAGAGCACGTTCCCGTCTCTATCTATCTGGTCAACGGCATCAAGCTGCAAGGCCATGTGGAGTCTTTCGATCAATACGTGGTCCTGCTGCGCAACACCGTTACGCAAATGGTTTACAAACACGCCATCTCGACCGTCGTGCCAGCACGCGCGGTCAACCTGAGTCTCGAATCCCCGTCCGACGGCGAATAA
- the der gene encoding ribosome biogenesis GTPase Der, whose product MKPVIALVGRPNVGKSTLFNRLTRSRDALVADLPGLTRDRHYGEGRVGERPFLVIDTGGFEPVAKEGIMVEMAKQTKQAVVEADVVVFIVDGRQGLTPHDKTITDFLRKCGRPVMLVVNKSEGMKYTSVTADFYELGMGDPYVISAAHGDGVADLVEEALNSAEAQRAPEPELDETVVRGTKIAIVGRPNVGKSTLVNTLLGEERVIAFDMPGTTRDSIEIPFEREGRHYTLIDTAGIRRRGKVFEAIEKFSVVKTLKSISDANVVLLLLDAQQDISEQDAHIAGFVLESGRALVVGVNKWDGMQSDQRDQIKMDLERKLNFLSFAKFHFISALKSTGIGPLMKSIDSAYAAAMAKLSTPRLTRALEEALEHQQPRRKGSIRPKMRYAHQGGQNPPVVVIHGNALDAIDDNYKRYLEKHFRETFSLVGTPLRIEFRSGKNPFARQEK is encoded by the coding sequence ATGAAACCGGTAATTGCACTCGTAGGCCGTCCCAACGTCGGCAAGTCGACGTTGTTCAACAGGCTCACCCGCAGCCGTGATGCGCTGGTGGCAGACCTGCCCGGCCTGACGCGCGATCGTCACTACGGCGAAGGCCGGGTCGGCGAACGCCCGTTCCTGGTGATCGATACCGGTGGCTTCGAACCTGTTGCCAAGGAAGGCATCATGGTCGAGATGGCCAAGCAGACCAAGCAGGCGGTGGTCGAGGCCGACGTCGTGGTGTTCATCGTCGACGGCCGCCAGGGCTTGACGCCGCACGACAAGACCATCACCGACTTCCTGCGCAAGTGCGGGCGTCCGGTGATGCTGGTGGTGAACAAGTCCGAAGGCATGAAGTACACCTCGGTCACCGCCGACTTCTACGAGCTGGGCATGGGCGATCCCTACGTGATCTCCGCGGCCCACGGCGATGGCGTGGCCGACCTGGTGGAGGAGGCGCTCAACAGCGCCGAAGCCCAGCGCGCGCCCGAGCCAGAGCTGGATGAGACGGTCGTGCGCGGCACCAAGATCGCCATCGTCGGCCGCCCCAACGTGGGCAAGTCGACGCTGGTCAACACGCTCCTGGGCGAAGAGCGCGTGATCGCCTTCGACATGCCGGGCACCACGCGCGACTCGATCGAGATTCCCTTCGAGCGCGAAGGCCGCCATTACACGCTGATCGACACCGCCGGCATCCGTCGCCGCGGCAAGGTGTTCGAGGCCATCGAGAAGTTCTCGGTGGTCAAGACGCTGAAGTCGATCTCGGACGCCAATGTCGTGCTGCTGCTGCTCGATGCCCAGCAGGACATCTCGGAGCAGGATGCCCACATCGCCGGCTTCGTGCTGGAATCCGGCCGCGCGCTGGTGGTCGGCGTCAACAAGTGGGACGGTATGCAGAGCGACCAGCGCGACCAGATCAAGATGGATCTGGAGCGCAAGCTCAACTTCCTGTCGTTTGCGAAATTCCACTTCATCTCGGCCCTGAAGTCGACCGGCATCGGTCCCCTGATGAAGTCCATCGATTCCGCCTACGCCGCGGCGATGGCCAAGCTCAGCACGCCCAGGCTCACGCGTGCCCTGGAAGAGGCGCTGGAGCACCAGCAGCCGCGCCGCAAGGGTTCGATCCGTCCCAAGATGCGCTATGCGCACCAGGGCGGCCAGAACCCGCCGGTGGTGGTCATCCACGGCAATGCGCTGGATGCCATCGACGACAACTACAAACGCTATCTCGAAAAGCATTTCCGGGAAACTTTCTCCCTGGTTGGCACTCCACTCCGTATTGAGTTCCGTTCTGGCAAGAATCCGTTTGCCCGCCAAGAGAAGTAA
- the bamB gene encoding outer membrane protein assembly factor BamB, translating into MRSATATAAKATSLVRSGAAGKLALKVAAVAAVAALSGCAWFSGKKDPNPPAPLVEFAQKLRVQTAWSVSVGKAGSFTFAPVYAAGSVFAAANDGTVIRINAQNGQTVWRVRADMSLTAGVGSDGSTVVVVGEKGKIQAFDGSGKPTWSAQASSEVLSAPAVGEGLVVIRSIDNRVTAYDADNGSQRWVVQRNVPSLTLRNAPGIVIGAQTAFVALPGGRLSALALNNGGPRWEAPVGDPRGITELERISDVSGVPAVGARDVCAVAYQGRIGCFDLPNGNVRWIKDFSSDVGVTLDDDYVYAADVGGAVTEFARDTGAVVWRNDRLKNRLLSSPINIGKAVAVGDYQGYIHFLSRDDGSFLARLSSDGSPIQAPPVSTGQSVVFQTKSGTVVSVVTE; encoded by the coding sequence ATGCGTAGTGCGACAGCGACTGCTGCCAAGGCAACATCCTTAGTCCGATCCGGCGCCGCCGGCAAGCTCGCCCTGAAGGTGGCGGCGGTGGCCGCGGTCGCGGCCCTGTCGGGTTGTGCATGGTTTTCCGGCAAGAAAGATCCGAACCCGCCGGCGCCGCTGGTCGAGTTCGCCCAGAAGCTGCGCGTGCAGACCGCCTGGTCGGTGTCGGTCGGCAAGGCCGGCAGCTTCACGTTCGCGCCCGTCTATGCCGCCGGCAGCGTCTTTGCCGCAGCCAATGATGGCACCGTGATCCGCATCAACGCCCAGAACGGCCAGACCGTCTGGCGCGTGCGCGCCGACATGTCGCTGACCGCAGGCGTCGGCAGTGACGGCAGCACCGTCGTGGTGGTGGGCGAGAAGGGCAAGATCCAGGCGTTCGACGGTTCGGGCAAGCCGACCTGGAGCGCGCAGGCCTCCAGCGAGGTGCTGTCGGCGCCGGCCGTGGGCGAAGGCCTGGTCGTGATCCGCAGCATCGACAACCGCGTGACCGCTTATGACGCCGACAACGGCAGCCAGCGCTGGGTGGTCCAGCGCAACGTGCCGTCGCTGACGCTGCGCAATGCGCCCGGCATCGTGATCGGCGCGCAGACCGCCTTCGTGGCGTTGCCGGGCGGCCGCCTGTCGGCGCTGGCGCTGAACAACGGCGGTCCGCGCTGGGAAGCGCCGGTCGGCGATCCGCGCGGCATCACCGAGCTGGAACGTATTTCCGACGTCTCGGGCGTCCCGGCCGTGGGCGCGCGCGATGTCTGCGCCGTGGCTTACCAGGGCCGCATCGGTTGCTTCGATTTGCCCAACGGCAATGTGCGCTGGATCAAGGACTTCTCCAGCGACGTCGGCGTGACGCTGGATGACGATTACGTCTATGCCGCCGATGTCGGCGGTGCCGTGACCGAGTTCGCGCGCGACACCGGCGCCGTCGTGTGGCGCAACGACCGCCTGAAGAATCGCCTGCTGTCCAGCCCGATCAATATCGGCAAGGCCGTAGCGGTGGGTGATTACCAAGGGTATATTCACTTCCTGTCGCGTGACGATGGCTCCTTCCTGGCGCGTCTTTCCAGCGACGGCAGCCCCATCCAGGCCCCGCCGGTTTCCACCGGCCAGTCTGTCGTTTTCCAAACCAAATCAGGAACCGTCGTCTCTGTCGTGACAGAGTGA
- a CDS encoding YfgM family protein, which produces MAYDLEEQEQLDSIKAWWAKYGNLVTWLVIIALAAYAGWTGWNTYQARQAGQASVLYEEQQKSLAGKDNAKVQRAAADIQDKFSGTAYAEMSALVAAKSAFDANDGETARKQLQWVIDHGRGAEYKAIAAVRLAGVLLDAKSYDDALKVLSGDFPAQFAGAVADRKGDVLLAQGKRDDARAAYKLALEKTEAKDPGRQLIQIKLDAIGGEAPKA; this is translated from the coding sequence ATGGCATACGATCTCGAAGAACAAGAACAGCTCGACTCCATCAAGGCGTGGTGGGCGAAGTACGGCAACCTGGTCACCTGGTTGGTGATCATCGCATTGGCGGCCTACGCCGGCTGGACCGGCTGGAACACCTACCAGGCGCGCCAGGCCGGCCAGGCTTCCGTGCTGTATGAAGAACAGCAGAAGTCGCTGGCAGGCAAGGACAACGCCAAGGTGCAGCGCGCCGCGGCCGACATCCAGGACAAGTTCAGCGGCACCGCCTACGCCGAGATGAGCGCGCTGGTGGCGGCCAAGTCGGCGTTCGACGCCAACGACGGCGAGACTGCCAGGAAGCAGTTGCAGTGGGTGATCGACCACGGCCGCGGCGCCGAGTACAAGGCGATCGCCGCGGTGCGCCTGGCCGGCGTGCTGCTGGACGCCAAGTCCTACGACGATGCGCTCAAGGTGCTGTCGGGCGATTTCCCGGCGCAATTCGCCGGCGCCGTCGCCGACCGCAAGGGCGACGTCCTGCTGGCGCAGGGAAAGCGCGACGATGCCCGCGCCGCCTACAAGCTGGCGCTGGAAAAGACTGAAGCCAAGGATCCGGGCCGCCAGCTCATCCAGATCAAGCTGGACGCCATCGGCGGCGAAGCGCCCAAGGCCTGA
- the hisS gene encoding histidine--tRNA ligase — MSEQKKVEKIVGVKGMNDILPADAPLWELFENTVQSVLKSYGFQQIRTPIVEPTALFARGLGEVTDIVEKEMYSFTDSMNGDNLTLRPENTAGVVRAALEHNLTYDGPKRLWYVGPMFRHERPQRGRYRQFHQVGAEAVGFTGPDVDAELIMMCQRLWDDLGLSDIRLELNSIGNAEERNKHRADLIAYFEQHKDLLDTDAQRRLHANPLRILDTKNPTMQEMVNAAPKLLDYLGEESRSHFEGVQKILRHNNIPFTINPRLVRGMDYYNRTVFEWVTDQLGSQGTVCGGGRYDPLIEMFGGKPTPACGFAMGVERLLELMKANGEQYAPNQCDVYMVHQGEDAQMQSFVLAERLRTAGLDVVLHCASSNGGGSFKAQMKRADGSGAAFAVILGEDEVKAGTATVKHMREGDAEEGRANQSSMAFDAVVDYIVEQIVGDHDHDHDHVHYHP, encoded by the coding sequence ATGTCAGAACAAAAGAAGGTCGAGAAGATTGTCGGCGTGAAAGGGATGAACGACATCCTGCCCGCCGATGCACCGCTGTGGGAACTGTTTGAGAACACCGTGCAATCGGTGTTGAAGAGCTACGGCTTCCAGCAGATCCGCACGCCCATCGTCGAGCCGACGGCGCTGTTCGCGCGCGGCCTGGGCGAGGTCACCGACATCGTCGAGAAGGAAATGTATTCCTTCACCGATTCCATGAACGGCGACAACCTGACCCTGCGCCCGGAGAACACCGCCGGCGTGGTGCGCGCCGCGCTGGAGCACAACCTGACCTACGACGGCCCCAAGCGCCTGTGGTACGTCGGCCCGATGTTCCGCCACGAGCGCCCGCAGCGCGGCCGCTATCGCCAGTTCCACCAGGTCGGCGCAGAAGCGGTCGGCTTCACCGGCCCGGACGTCGATGCCGAACTGATCATGATGTGCCAGCGCCTGTGGGATGACCTGGGCCTGTCCGACATCCGCCTGGAGCTGAACTCGATCGGCAACGCCGAAGAGCGCAACAAGCACCGCGCCGACCTGATCGCCTACTTCGAGCAGCACAAGGATCTGCTGGACACCGATGCCCAGCGTCGCCTGCACGCCAATCCGCTGCGCATCCTCGATACCAAGAATCCGACGATGCAGGAAATGGTCAACGCCGCGCCCAAGCTGCTGGACTACCTGGGCGAGGAATCGCGCTCGCACTTCGAGGGCGTGCAGAAGATCCTGCGCCACAACAATATTCCGTTCACCATCAACCCGCGCCTGGTGCGCGGCATGGACTACTACAACCGCACCGTGTTCGAATGGGTGACCGACCAGCTCGGCTCGCAAGGCACGGTCTGCGGCGGCGGCCGCTACGATCCCCTGATCGAGATGTTCGGCGGCAAGCCGACGCCGGCCTGCGGCTTCGCCATGGGCGTGGAGCGCCTGCTGGAGCTGATGAAGGCCAACGGCGAGCAATACGCGCCGAACCAGTGCGACGTCTACATGGTGCACCAGGGTGAAGATGCGCAGATGCAATCTTTCGTATTGGCCGAGCGTTTGCGGACTGCCGGGCTCGATGTTGTGCTACATTGCGCATCGTCGAACGGCGGCGGCAGCTTCAAGGCGCAGATGAAACGCGCCGACGGCAGCGGCGCCGCATTCGCGGTGATCCTGGGCGAAGACGAAGTCAAGGCCGGCACCGCCACCGTCAAGCACATGCGCGAAGGCGATGCCGAAGAGGGCCGCGCCAACCAGAGCAGCATGGCGTTCGACGCAGTGGTCGACTACATCGTGGAACAGATCGTGGGCGACCACGATCATGACCATGATCACGTGCACTACCATCCCTAA
- the ispG gene encoding flavodoxin-dependent (E)-4-hydroxy-3-methylbut-2-enyl-diphosphate synthase, producing the protein MSSSPIASGPLARRNSRRVVISHGAREIVVGGGAPVMVQSMTNTDTADAIGTAIQIKDLARAGSEVVRLTVNTPEAAAAVPAIREQLDRMGVDVPLVGDFHYNGHTLLTDYPECAQALSKYRINPGNVGKGAKRDSQFAQMIEVACKYDKPVRIGVNWGSLDQALLARIMDENAGRAEPWSAQAVMYEALVTSAIENAQRAEELGMAGDKIILSCKVSGVQDLIAVYRELGRRCNYPLHLGLTEAGMGSKGIVASTAALSVLLQEGIGDTIRISLTPEPGGDRTKEVVVGQEILQTMGLRKFTPMVIACPGCGRTTSTVFQDLADKIQTYLRDQMPVWKGKYPGVEGMNVAVMGCIVNGPGESKHANIGISLPGTGESPAAPVFIDGEKRMTLRGDRIAEEFQNVVLEYVQTHYGQA; encoded by the coding sequence ATGTCTTCTTCCCCGATCGCTTCCGGGCCGCTGGCCCGCCGCAACAGCCGCCGTGTGGTGATCAGCCACGGCGCGCGCGAGATCGTCGTCGGCGGCGGCGCGCCGGTGATGGTGCAGTCGATGACCAACACCGACACCGCGGACGCCATCGGCACCGCGATCCAGATCAAGGACCTGGCGCGCGCCGGCTCCGAAGTGGTGCGCCTGACCGTCAACACGCCGGAAGCGGCGGCGGCGGTGCCGGCCATCCGCGAGCAGCTCGACCGCATGGGCGTGGACGTGCCGTTGGTGGGCGACTTCCACTACAACGGCCACACGCTGCTGACCGATTATCCGGAATGCGCCCAGGCGCTTTCCAAGTACCGCATCAACCCCGGCAACGTCGGCAAGGGCGCCAAGCGCGATTCGCAGTTCGCGCAAATGATCGAGGTTGCCTGCAAGTACGACAAGCCGGTGCGCATCGGCGTCAACTGGGGCAGCCTGGACCAGGCGCTGCTGGCCCGCATCATGGATGAGAACGCCGGGCGCGCCGAGCCCTGGTCGGCGCAGGCCGTGATGTACGAAGCGCTGGTCACGTCGGCCATCGAGAACGCCCAGCGCGCGGAAGAACTGGGCATGGCGGGCGACAAGATCATCCTGTCGTGCAAGGTCTCCGGCGTGCAGGACCTGATCGCGGTGTACCGCGAGCTGGGACGCCGTTGCAACTATCCGCTGCACCTGGGCCTGACCGAGGCCGGCATGGGCAGCAAGGGCATCGTCGCCTCCACCGCGGCGCTGTCGGTGCTGCTGCAAGAGGGCATCGGCGACACCATCCGCATTTCGCTGACCCCCGAACCGGGCGGCGACCGCACCAAGGAAGTGGTGGTCGGGCAGGAAATCCTGCAGACCATGGGCCTGCGCAAATTCACCCCGATGGTGATCGCCTGCCCGGGCTGCGGACGCACCACCTCGACCGTGTTCCAGGACCTGGCCGACAAGATCCAGACCTACCTGCGCGACCAGATGCCGGTGTGGAAGGGCAAGTATCCCGGCGTGGAAGGCATGAACGTGGCGGTGATGGGCTGCATCGTCAACGGCCCCGGCGAATCCAAGCACGCCAACATCGGCATCAGCCTGCCGGGCACCGGCGAATCGCCGGCGGCGCCGGTGTTCATCGACGGCGAGAAGCGCATGACGCTGCGCGGCGACCGCATCGCCGAGGAATTCCAGAACGTGGTGCTGGAATACGTGCAGACGCACTACGGCCAGGCCTGA
- a CDS encoding helix-turn-helix domain-containing protein — MSDQQMNEVPSSQPQEDGQPVPAPVATLPGAALAAQRQKKGWSVEQVASLVKLSPRQIQAIETDNYSALPGLAVARGFVRSYAKAVGLDANALTAAMPQESAVAQRDHIVPNHSLSTPFSEGPLPAMMMSTRGNSSPVAVVAGVVVLAVVIGAAAVRWTDLGDNLPQLGWLKAHKDDAAPATPDAAPAGDAGASSDTPVNARVDTITSSAADDAAKPAGPAASEPAAAAPTPTPAPAPSPSVAATAAVPAASASASAPAAVAAPAASSSAPSGLNIVNSKDLLRLTFREDSWVEIRRADKTTIISRLLKAGTTEAFDVSDATVLVIGNASGVDATLRGQSLDLKATGGSNVARLNLN; from the coding sequence ATGAGTGATCAACAAATGAACGAAGTGCCTTCGTCGCAACCGCAAGAAGACGGGCAGCCGGTTCCGGCGCCCGTGGCGACGCTGCCTGGCGCCGCGCTGGCGGCGCAGCGGCAGAAGAAGGGCTGGTCGGTCGAGCAGGTGGCGAGCCTGGTGAAGCTCTCGCCGCGCCAGATCCAGGCGATCGAGACGGACAATTATTCGGCCCTGCCGGGCCTGGCGGTGGCGCGCGGTTTCGTGCGCAGCTATGCCAAGGCGGTGGGCCTGGACGCCAATGCGCTGACCGCGGCCATGCCGCAGGAATCGGCGGTGGCGCAGCGGGACCACATCGTGCCTAACCATTCGCTGTCGACGCCGTTCTCGGAAGGACCGTTGCCGGCCATGATGATGAGCACCCGCGGCAACAGCTCTCCGGTGGCGGTGGTCGCCGGGGTGGTGGTGCTCGCCGTGGTGATCGGCGCGGCCGCCGTGCGCTGGACCGACCTGGGCGACAACTTGCCGCAGCTGGGTTGGCTCAAGGCGCACAAGGACGATGCCGCGCCGGCGACGCCTGACGCCGCGCCTGCCGGAGACGCCGGCGCCTCGTCCGATACGCCGGTGAACGCGCGGGTCGACACGATCACCTCGAGTGCTGCCGACGACGCGGCCAAGCCGGCCGGTCCGGCCGCATCCGAGCCGGCGGCTGCAGCGCCGACACCCACGCCGGCGCCTGCCCCGTCGCCATCGGTCGCGGCGACTGCAGCGGTGCCTGCCGCGTCGGCAAGCGCTTCCGCGCCGGCCGCGGTCGCCGCGCCGGCGGCCTCGTCCAGCGCGCCCAGCGGCCTGAACATCGTCAACAGCAAGGACCTGCTGCGCCTGACCTTCCGCGAGGATTCCTGGGTGGAAATCCGCCGCGCCGACAAGACCACGATCATTTCCCGCCTGCTCAAGGCGGGAACCACCGAGGCCTTTGACGTATCGGACGCAACCGTGCTGGTGATCGGCAACGCCTCCGGCGTCGACGCCACGCTGCGGGGCCAATCGCTGGACCTGAAAGCCACCGGCGGCAGCAATGTCGCCCGCCTGAACCTGAATTGA
- the rlmN gene encoding 23S rRNA (adenine(2503)-C(2))-methyltransferase RlmN has translation MTTALTNLLDMDPAQLVAYCGELGEKPFRAKQLQRWIHQFGVADFDQMTDLAKSLRDKLRTRAEVRAPAIISDHTSTDGTRKWLVDVGQGNAVETVFIPEENRGTLCISSQAGCAVNCRFCSTGKQGFNRNLTVAEIIGQLWMAEFELRKTKGIEPGPKGERQITNVVMMGMGEPLLNFEPTVTALRLMLDDNAYGLSRRRVTLSTSGVVPMIDKLSQECPVALAVSLHASNDALRDSLIPLNRKHPLRELMAACQRYLEFAPRDFVTFEYCMLDGVNDSDQNARELVELVTRGDTAIPCKFNLIPFNPFPESGLKRSHNPRIKAFAQILMDAGIVTTIRKTRGDDIDAACGQLAGEVKDRTRVQERMQKMAEYQNKFGKDFGRIVEISG, from the coding sequence ATGACTACAGCTCTCACCAATCTGCTGGATATGGATCCCGCGCAACTCGTCGCTTACTGCGGCGAGTTGGGTGAGAAGCCGTTTCGCGCAAAACAATTGCAGCGTTGGATACACCAGTTCGGCGTCGCTGATTTCGATCAGATGACCGACCTGGCCAAATCGCTGCGCGACAAGCTGAGAACCCGCGCCGAAGTGCGTGCGCCGGCCATCATCAGCGACCACACCTCCACCGACGGCACACGCAAGTGGCTGGTCGACGTGGGCCAGGGCAACGCGGTCGAAACCGTGTTCATTCCTGAAGAAAACCGCGGCACGCTTTGCATCTCCTCGCAGGCGGGCTGCGCCGTCAATTGCCGCTTCTGTTCGACCGGCAAGCAAGGCTTCAACCGCAATCTCACCGTGGCCGAAATCATCGGCCAGCTGTGGATGGCGGAATTCGAATTGCGCAAGACCAAGGGCATCGAGCCCGGCCCAAAGGGTGAGCGCCAGATCACCAACGTGGTGATGATGGGCATGGGTGAGCCGCTGCTGAACTTCGAGCCGACCGTCACGGCCCTGCGCCTGATGCTGGACGACAACGCCTACGGCCTGTCGCGCCGCCGCGTGACGCTTTCCACCAGCGGCGTGGTGCCGATGATCGACAAACTGTCGCAGGAATGCCCGGTGGCGCTGGCGGTGTCGCTGCATGCCTCCAACGACGCGCTGCGCGATTCGCTCATTCCCCTGAACCGCAAGCATCCGCTGCGCGAACTGATGGCCGCTTGCCAGCGCTATCTCGAATTCGCGCCGCGCGACTTCGTGACCTTTGAATACTGCATGCTCGACGGCGTCAACGACAGCGATCAGAACGCGCGCGAGCTGGTCGAGCTGGTGACGCGGGGCGATACCGCCATTCCCTGCAAGTTCAACCTGATCCCGTTCAACCCCTTCCCCGAATCGGGTTTGAAGCGCTCGCACAATCCGCGCATCAAGGCGTTCGCGCAGATCCTGATGGATGCCGGCATCGTCACCACCATCCGCAAGACGCGCGGCGACGATATCGACGCCGCCTGCGGCCAGCTGGCCGGCGAGGTGAAGGATCGTACGCGCGTGCAGGAGCGCATGCAGAAGATGGCCGAATACCAAAACAAGTTCGGCAAGGATTTCGGCCGCATCGTGGAGATCTCCGGGTGA
- the ndk gene encoding nucleoside-diphosphate kinase: protein MAIERTLSIIKPDAVAKNVIGQIYTRFENAGLKIIASRMTQLSRAEAEGFYAVHRERPFFKDLVDFMVSGPVVIQVLEGEGAILKNRDLMGATDPKKAEKGTIRADFADSIDANAVHGSDAAETANVEIAYFFPALNVYSR, encoded by the coding sequence ATGGCAATTGAACGCACCCTGTCGATTATCAAACCGGACGCCGTCGCAAAGAACGTGATCGGCCAGATCTACACCCGTTTTGAAAACGCCGGCCTGAAGATCATCGCTTCGCGCATGACCCAACTGTCGCGCGCCGAAGCCGAAGGCTTCTACGCCGTGCACCGCGAGCGTCCTTTCTTCAAGGACCTGGTGGACTTCATGGTGTCCGGCCCGGTCGTGATCCAAGTGCTGGAAGGCGAAGGCGCGATCCTGAAGAACCGCGACCTGATGGGCGCCACCGATCCGAAGAAGGCAGAGAAGGGCACCATCCGCGCCGACTTCGCCGATTCCATCGACGCCAACGCCGTGCACGGTTCGGACGCCGCTGAAACTGCGAACGTCGAAATCGCCTACTTCTTCCCGGCGCTGAACGTCTATTCGCGTTAA
- a CDS encoding Bax inhibitor-1/YccA family protein: MNQHLDTTFGHSNVGTAARNRVLRNTYWLLALSMIPTVLGAWLGVQLHFSLFAGSPMIGFVLFLAIAFGFFYAIEKTKNSGLGVAVLLGFTFFMGLMLSRLIEFTLGFSNGAGLIMTAFGGTAIIFTGMATVATVSKRDFSGLGKWLFAGVLVILVASLANIFLHLPALQLAISVVAIAIFSAYILFDVQQVINGGETNYISATLSIYLDVYNVFVNLLSILGIVGGNRD; this comes from the coding sequence ATGAATCAACATCTGGACACGACTTTCGGCCACTCGAACGTGGGCACGGCCGCTCGCAACCGCGTGCTGCGCAACACCTACTGGCTGCTGGCGCTGTCGATGATCCCGACCGTGCTGGGCGCCTGGCTGGGCGTGCAACTGCACTTCAGCCTGTTCGCGGGCAGCCCGATGATCGGCTTCGTGCTGTTCCTGGCGATCGCCTTCGGCTTCTTCTACGCGATCGAAAAAACCAAGAATTCCGGCCTCGGCGTGGCCGTGCTGCTGGGCTTCACCTTCTTCATGGGCCTGATGCTGTCGCGCCTGATCGAGTTCACGCTGGGCTTCTCCAACGGCGCCGGCCTGATCATGACGGCCTTCGGCGGCACTGCGATCATCTTCACCGGCATGGCAACCGTCGCGACCGTCTCCAAGCGCGACTTCTCGGGCCTGGGCAAATGGCTGTTCGCCGGCGTGCTGGTGATCCTGGTGGCGTCGCTGGCTAACATCTTCCTGCACCTGCCGGCGCTGCAACTGGCGATCTCGGTGGTGGCCATCGCCATCTTCTCGGCCTACATCCTGTTCGACGTGCAGCAGGTGATCAACGGCGGCGAGACCAACTACATCTCCGCCACCCTGTCGATCTACCTGGACGTCTACAACGTCTTCGTGAACCTGCTGTCCATCCTGGGCATCGTCGGCGGCAACCGCGACTGA